The Candidatus Methylomirabilota bacterium genome includes the window CCCCGGCCGGCATCCTGGCGTGACGCCCCGCCGGCGACCGTGGCTCTATATTACATGATTTATATTGATACAACAGTACTCGGATGGACCTGGGGCCCGGTCCCTGGTACGGTGGGACGCGATGGTCGTCCTCGAGGGGGAGGAGTTCCTGACGGTGAAAGAGGCCGCCCGCCTGCTGGGGATCAAGCCCGCCACCCTCTACGCCTACGTGAGCCGGGGCGTGCTGCGCAGCTACCGGCAGGGGATCAAGCGCCAGCGACTGTACCGGCGCGCGGAGGTCGAGGGGCTGCTCCGGCTGGCCCCGAGCGGCGGGCGCAGCGCCGGGAAGGTCCGGCGCCGGCGGCCGGTAGACATCCCGCTCGCCGAGTCCTGGATCCGGGACTGAAAACGCGCCGATGAAGCTGGGCGCCTACATCATCCCGGGGCGCGACGTGCCGGCCGCCGTCGCGCTGGTCGCGCGCGCCGAGGCGCTCGGGTATGAGAGCGTCTGGGTCACGCACGGTCTGGGCCGGGACTCCTTCCTCGTGCTCCAGGCGTACGGCGCGGCCACCACGCGAATTGGCCTGGGCAACGGGGTCGTGCCCATCTATCCTCGCCATCCCGTGGCGATGGCGCAGGCCGCCCTCACCCTGGCCGAGGCCACCCAGGAGCGCTTCCGGCTCGGCATCGGCGTGAGCCACCGCGCCTCCATGGAAGCGATGCTGGGTCTGAGCCTGCAGGAGCCGCTGGCGGTGATGCGCGAGTACGTCGCCGTCCTGCGCGGCGCCCTGGGGGCGGGCGCCGCGTTCGCGGGGAAGCACTTCCGCGTGCGCTGGAGCATGGGGCTCCCCGTCCGCCCACAGGCTCCGCCCGTGCTGCTGGCGGCGCTGTCTCCGCGCATGCTGGAGCTGGCCGGGGAGATCGCCGACGGTGTCGTGCTCTGGCTCACCCCGCCCGGGTACGTGCGCGACGTGGCCGTGCCCGCGCTCGAGCGCGGGCGCCGGCGGGCCGGCAAGACGCTGGACGGATTCGAGATCGTGGCCGCGGTGCCCCTGGCCATCACCCACGACCACACCGCCGCGCTGGCCGCCTTCCGCGCCGAGCTCACGCGCTACCTCGAGCAGCCCTTCTACCGCGCCATGCTGGCGCGCGCGGGGTTCGCCGCGGCGCTGGCACAGTTCGACCGCGACGGCCAGCCCCCCGTCGAGCTGGCCCAGGCGCTGGGCGCCGTGGGCGGGGCCGAGGCGGCCCACGCCTACGTCCAGGCCTACCGGGAGGCCGGGGTGACCCTGCCGGCGGTGCGCCCGGTCACCTTTCCCGACGCGCCGTGGTACCAGCCGACCCTGGAGGCGGCCGCGGGATGGTGAGGGCCGGGTGGCTGTCGCTGGCGGCCCTGCTCGTCGCCTGCTCCTCGCAACCGAACGCCGCGGGCGGCCTTCCCGCCGAGCCCGGAGCCGAAGTCCGCTACGTGGCGCTGGGTGACAGCACGGTCGAGGGGGTCGGGGCCAGCCGCCGCGAGCTCAATTACGTGAGCCGCATCCACGCCCGGTTGCGCGAGCGATACCCGGCCGCCGTGATGCGGAATCTGGGCGTGGGCGGCGCCACCTCCGCCGACGTGCGCGACCGGCAGCTTCACCCCGCCGTCGAGTTCCGCCCTCACCTGGTCACGCTCTCGGTCGGCCCCAACGACATCACGCAGGGCGTGTCCGTCCAGCAGTACGAGCGCAACGTGCGGACGACCCTCGAGACGCTGTCCCGGAACACCCCGGCCGTGATCGTGGTCAACCTCCTGCCCGATCTCGGCGTGACCGGGCGCTTTCGCGGCAGCCCGCACGCCGAGCGGGTCACCCGGTTGTCGGT containing:
- a CDS encoding helix-turn-helix domain-containing protein, encoding MVVLEGEEFLTVKEAARLLGIKPATLYAYVSRGVLRSYRQGIKRQRLYRRAEVEGLLRLAPSGGRSAGKVRRRRPVDIPLAESWIRD
- a CDS encoding LLM class flavin-dependent oxidoreductase, translating into MKLGAYIIPGRDVPAAVALVARAEALGYESVWVTHGLGRDSFLVLQAYGAATTRIGLGNGVVPIYPRHPVAMAQAALTLAEATQERFRLGIGVSHRASMEAMLGLSLQEPLAVMREYVAVLRGALGAGAAFAGKHFRVRWSMGLPVRPQAPPVLLAALSPRMLELAGEIADGVVLWLTPPGYVRDVAVPALERGRRRAGKTLDGFEIVAAVPLAITHDHTAALAAFRAELTRYLEQPFYRAMLARAGFAAALAQFDRDGQPPVELAQALGAVGGAEAAHAYVQAYREAGVTLPAVRPVTFPDAPWYQPTLEAAAGW
- a CDS encoding SGNH/GDSL hydrolase family protein, with translation MVRAGWLSLAALLVACSSQPNAAGGLPAEPGAEVRYVALGDSTVEGVGASRRELNYVSRIHARLRERYPAAVMRNLGVGGATSADVRDRQLHPAVEFRPHLVTLSVGPNDITQGVSVQQYERNVRTTLETLSRNTPAVIVVNLLPDLGVTGRFRGSPHAERVTRLSVEFNGALRRAAGRYGTELVDLYTASRQEVPRHPELLSRDGYHPSDAGYARWAELMWRGIEKRMNRGG